From the genome of Streptomyces sp. S4.7:
GAGGTGTCGTTCAACAGCGCGATCGAGGCGGCCTCGCTCGCGCTGCGCAAGGCCGACGGGGCCCGGCTCCGCCGCTCCGCCTGACCCCGAGCCCACTTGACCTCAAGCCCGCTTGAGGTCGGAGGCTGGCTTCCGTACGCCGACCCGGAACGCGCGCCGCGACGCGGAGCACGACGCGACAGAACGCGCGACGCGACGTGCCGGGACCGAACGAGGGAGCCAGCCATGCACGCCATCCGCCTCCACGCCTTCGGGCCCGCCGAGAACCTGGTCCACGAACGGGCAGACGATCCCGTCCCCGGCCCCGGCCAGGTCCGGATCGCCGTCGCAGCGGCGGGGGTCCATGTCCTGGACACCGCCCTGCGCGAGGGCGGACAGGGCCCGCTGCCCCACCCCGTCGAACTGCCCACCGTCCCCGGCCGGGAAGTGGCGGGCACGGTCGACGCGCTCGGTGAGGGCACCGACCCGAGCTGGCTCGGCAAGCGGGTCGTCGCCCACCTGGGCATGGTCCCCGGCGGCTACGCGGAACTCGCCGTCACCGATGCCGCCCGGCTCCACGAGACCCCCGACAACCTCGACGCCGCCGAGGCCGTCGCCATGATCGGCACCGGCCGCACCACCATGGGCATCCTTCAGTTCACCACCCTCGGCCCCGAGGACGTCGCGGTCGTCCCCGCCGCCGCCGGAGGCATCGGCACGCTCCTCGTCCAGTACGCGAAGAACGCCGGCGCGACCGTCGTCGGCCTCGCCGGCGGCCCCGCCAAGGTGGCGCGCGTCACCGAGAACGGCGCCGACATCGCCGTCGACTACACGCTGCCCGGCTGGCCCGGGAAGGTCCGCGCCCTACTCGACGGGCGCCCCGCCACCGTCGTCTTCGACTCGGTCGGCGGCGACACCGGCCGCGCCGCCGTCGACCTCCTCGGCAAGGGCGGGCGCCACATCGTCTTCGGCTGGGCCGGGGAAGGCATCCTCGACGGCGAACCGCTGACCTACACGAAGGAGGAACAGGCGGCGCGCGGCATCACCTCCGAGGGGGTCCTCGGCCCCGTGATGCTCCAGAAGGCGGGCGGCGACGTCCGCGTACTGGAGGCGCGTGCCCTGTCCGAGGCCGCCGCGGGCCGCCTGCGTCCCGCCGTCATGCGCTTCCCGCTCGCCGACGCGGCCCGCGCCCACCGCGCGATCGAGACGCGCGGCACGATGGGCAAGGTGGTCCTGGAGCCACCGCTCGGCGGGGCGGACGTCTGACCGGACCGGGAACAGGCGGAGAACGGAACGGGCCAGGCGGGATTCGGGCCGGGACCGGCGGGCTCAGGCCGACGAAGGACCGGGTGCCGACAGTCGCTCGGCCAGCCGGTCGAGACCGCCTCTGATCAGCTGCCCGTACCCGTCGTCACCGAGCGTGCCCACCGCCTCCTGCCCGCGCGCCAGATGATCACGGGCCCGGTCGAGATCGCCCAGCCGCCGGTACACATCCCCCAGGTTGAGATGCAGCGACGGGTAGAACGCGGCCACCGGACCCGCCACCCCCGCGAGCCGCGCCCGCTCGTCCGAGACCAGATCCGCCGCCTCCAACGCGCGCAGGTCCCAGACCAGTTCCTCACCCGGATCGTCCTGGACATCGGCCATGGAGTGAGCCAGCGCGCATATGTGGAACGGGTCGCCGTCCGCGCCCAGCCGGTCCCACACACCGGCGAACACCCGCCGGGCGGCGTCCCGTTCACCGCGCTGTCCCAGCTCCATGCCACGGCCGATCTCCGCCATCACCGGATCGGTCTGCTGCGTCGTCGTCCCGGACATGAGGTCCCCCAGAAAAGTCGGTCTCCGCACTCGTCACCGAGCGTAGAGGGCCCCACTGACAACGCGGCCGACGGAGCCGACGCAGCCGACACGCACCTGACGCATGTCAGGCGCCGGGCGCCCCCAGCGCGGCCAGTTCCCCGTCCGTCAGCCGGAACACCGTCCACCCGTCCTGCGGCCGCGCCCCCAACGCCCGGTAGAAGGCGATCGACGGCTCGTTCCAGTCCAGTACGGACCACTCCAGCCGCTCGTACCCGCGCTCCACACAGATCCGCGCCAGCTCCGTCAGCAGCGCCTTCCCGTGCCCGCCGCCGCGCAGCTCCGGACGGACGTACAGGTCCTCCAGATAGATGCCGTGCACCCCGCGCCACGTCGAGAAGTTCAGGAACCACAGCGCGAACCCCGCCACCGCGCCGTCGTCCGTCTCCGCGATGTGCGCGTACGCGGCGGGCCGCTCCCCGAACAGCGCCTCCCCCAGCTGCGCCTCGGTCGCCCGTGCCTCGTCCGGGGCCTTCTCGTATGCCGCCAGTTCACGGATCATCGCGTGGATCACCGGAACGTCGGCGGCCGTCGCCGTACGAATCATGACCGCAGCCTGCCCTTTCTCCGGCTGCCGCGCCAGCGGCGCCCGGAGCGGCCCGCACTCGGCGCTCCGGGCCCTGAACGATCCCGGCCGCGGCGGTCAGAGCCGACGGTCCCGCAACTTCCGCCCCACGGCCAGGTGCACGGGCGACAGCCCCCGCTCCCCGTCATCGATGTCCCACAGACAGCTCTGGAGCACCCGCCCCAGCGTCCACGCCCGCGCGCGCTCCCGGTCCAGTCCCATGACCTCCGTCATGAGATCGAACCTCCACAGGATGTCGCCCGCGTCGAACCGGTTGACGACGGCGGGCAGCAGCTCGAACCCCGGATCCCCGGCCAGCGGCTTCGGATCGATCGCCAGCCACGGCTCACGGCCCCCGTCCCCGGCCGCCGGGCCCGCCACGGGCGCCAGCACGTTCTCGAAGTGCAGATCCCAGTGCAGCAGCCGGTCGTCCGGCTCACCGGCCACCTCGCGTACCGCCGCCGCGCAGTCCAGGAGCAGCCGCCGCTCCGCGCCGCCGGGCAGCGACCGCACCGTCACCGGCGTCTCGTCGAGCATCGCCCCCGCGATCCCGTCCAGCGTCCGCAGGCCCGCCGGCGCGGCCCGCGCCGTCAACCGGGCCAGCAACCCGGCGATGACCGCCACCCCGTCCCGTACCGGTACACCGGTCAGATCCCGCGCCGCGTCCAGCCGCTCCAGCAGCAGCGTGCCCGACGCCTCGTCGTACTCCAGCAGCCGCACCGCGCCGTCGCCGTCCCACAGCCGCAGCGCCAGCGGCTCACCGGCCGTCTCCTCGTCCAGGTTCTGGAGCTTCAGCACGGCCGGCGTACCGTCCGCCCGCTCCACCGGCAGGACCAGCGCGCACATGCCGTGCGTCGCCGGGCCCGTACGCCGAAGCTCCCACCCCTTCAGCAAGTCGGCCGCGCGCCCCGGGAGCGCGGCGATGAACGCGCGCCCCCGCGCACCCAGAAACTTCGACTGTGTCCTCGCCAGCCCCGCCGGGATCTCCATCGCCCCGAGCCTACGAGCGCACCGACCGAACCTCGACCGCGTTTTCGCGCCGCCGCCGCGCCAGCCCGGAATGTCGATCCCGTCCAAGACCCCGCCCCCGTGGGTGAATCGCCCCATGCGCCGCCATCTCCGCAAGGCCGCCCACACCACCTGGACCCGGGTCAGGACCGCCCCCGGCACCTGGCTCTGCCTCGCGGCCGTCGCCGCGCACATCGGTGCCACCCTCGTCAGCGAAGGCATCCTCAACTGGGCCGTCCAGCACGGCCGCACGCACCAAGCCGCCGCGCGCACCCTCGACGTGGGAGGCGGCTACGCCCTCTCGGGCGTAGCCGCCGCCCTCACCTACCGGATCACCCCGCACTGGCGACCTCCGTACGTAGGAGCCGTTTTCATCATCTACGGCGTCCCGCTCATCGCCGGGCCGGACTTCACCGACATCGGCCACGTCACCGCCGTCCTCATCGGCCTCGCCTGCTACCCCCTCCCCCGGGGTCGCCCCCGTACCCCGAACCTGGACACAGGCACGGAAAGCGGTGTACGAACACCGTCATGAGCAGCACCACCAACGGCGGCATCTCCTTCTGGTACGCCCAGGACGGCATACCCGCGCCCCGCGAACCCCTCCCCGGCGACGCGACGGCCGACGTCTGCATCGTCGGCGGCGGCTTCACCGGCCTGTGGACGGCCTACTACCTGAAGAAGGCCGTGCCCTTCCTCAACATCACCGTCCTGGAAGGCAGGTTCTGCGGATACGGCGCCTCCGGGCGCAACGGCGGCTGGCTCTACAACGGCATCGCCGGACGCGCCGCGTACGCCCTCAAGCACGGCCACGACGCCGCCGTACGCCTCCAGCAGGCCATGAACGACACCGTGGCCGAGGTCGTACGCGTCGCCGCCCACGAGACGATCGACGCCGACATCCACCAGGGCGGCGTCCTCGAAGTCGCGTACACACCGGCACAGCTCGCCCGCCTCAAGGACTTCCACACCACCGAGATCGCCTTCGGCGAGACGGACCGCACCCTGCACGGCGCACGCGAGACCGCCGATCGCGTACGGGTCACCGGCGCCGTCGGCTCCAGCTGGACCCCGCACGGCGCCCGGCTGCACCCCGTCAAACTCCTCAAGGGCCTCGCCGCCGCCGTAGAGGCGCTCGGCGTCACCATCCACGAATCGACGCCCGTCACGCAGATCAAGCCCAAACACGCGACCACCCCGTACGGCACCGTCCGCGCGCCCTACGTCCTGCGCTGCACCGAGGGCTTCACCGCCGGCCTCAAGGGCCAGCGCCGCACCTGGCTCCCCATGAACTCCTCGATGATCGCCACCGAACCGCTGCCCGCCGCGGTGTGGGACGCCATCGGCTGGGAAGGCCGCGAGACACTCGGCGACATGGCGCACGCCTACATGTACGCCCAGCGCACCGCCGACGACCGCATCGCGCTCGGCGGCCGGGGAGTCCCGTACCGCTACGGCTCCCGAACCGACAACGACGGCCGCACGCAACCCGCCACCGTCGCCACGCTGCGCGACATCCTGGTCCGCTTCTTCCCCACCACGGCCGGCGTCCGCATCGACCACGCCTGGTCGGGCGTCCTCGGTGTCCCCCGCGACTGGTGCGCCACGGTCACCCTCGACCGCTCCACCGGCCTCGGCTGGGCGGGCGGCTACGTCGGCTCGGGAGTGGCCACGACCAACCTCGCGGCCCGCACCCTGCGCGACCTGATCCAACAGGACTCCGGCCAGGGCGGCCCCACCGACCTCACGACCCTGCCCTGGGTCAACCACAAGGTCCGCAAATGGGAACCGGAACCCCTGCGCTGGCTGGGAGTCCACACCCTCTACGCGGCCTACCGCACGGCGGACCGCCAGGAGTCCACGGCCCGCACGACGACAACCCACCGCATCGCCCGCACGGCGAACCGCATCGCGGGCCGCCACTGACCCCGACACCCCGAAGAGCCACGCCCCCGCCCCCCGATAAACCGAAAGGCCAGGTCACCGTGGACGACCTGGCCTTCCCCCGAGCCCCCTGTCGGATTCGAACCGACGACCTACGCATTACAAGTGCGTTGCTCTGGCCAGCTGAGCTAAGGAGGCGTGCGGGGAAACTATAACCGGCACCGATCACGGGTCGGCCGGGAATTTCGTCGCGGCTCACCTACTGACAGATCTTGAAACGCGGGGTAGCGTCACCTCAAGTTCATCCAGGTGGACTAGACCCATCCTCCGCCACTCGGCGGAGGAGCCATTCCTTTACTCGGATCGTCCGGCACGTTCCTGCCGGTGAAGGGACCACATCACCATGGCCACTGTTCAGTTCGACAAGGCGACCCGTGTGTACCCGGGTTCCACCAAGCCCGCTGTCGATCAGCTTGAGCTCGACGTCGCCGACGGCGAGTTCCTCGTACTCGTCGGCCCTTCCGGCTGCGGCAAGTCGACCTCCCTGCGCATGCTCGCGGGTCTTGAGGACGTCAACGGCGGCGCCATCCGCATCGGTGACCGCGACGTCACGCACCTGCCGCCCAAGGACCGGGACATCGCGATGGTGTTCCAGAACTACGCGCTCTACCCGCACATGTCGGTCGCCGACAACATGGGCTTCGCGCTGAAGATCGCGGGCGTCAACAAGGCCGACATCCGTAAGAAGGTCGAAGAGGCCGCGAAGATCCTCGACCTCACCGAGTACCTGGACCGCAAGCCGAAGGCGCTCTCCGGTGGTCAGCGCCAGCGTGTGGCGATGGGTCGCGCGATCGTGCGTGAGCCGCAGGTGTTCCTCATGGACGAGCCGCTGTCGAACCTCGACGCCAAGCTCCGTGTGTCGACCCGTACGCAGATCGCCTCGCTCCAGCGCCGTCTGGGCATCACGACGGTGTACGTCACGCACGACCAGGTCGAGGCCATGACCATGGGTGACCGGGTCGCCGTCCTCAAGGACGGTCTGCTCCAGCAGGTGGACTCGCCGCGCAACATGTACGACCGTCCCGCCA
Proteins encoded in this window:
- a CDS encoding zinc-binding dehydrogenase — translated: MHAIRLHAFGPAENLVHERADDPVPGPGQVRIAVAAAGVHVLDTALREGGQGPLPHPVELPTVPGREVAGTVDALGEGTDPSWLGKRVVAHLGMVPGGYAELAVTDAARLHETPDNLDAAEAVAMIGTGRTTMGILQFTTLGPEDVAVVPAAAGGIGTLLVQYAKNAGATVVGLAGGPAKVARVTENGADIAVDYTLPGWPGKVRALLDGRPATVVFDSVGGDTGRAAVDLLGKGGRHIVFGWAGEGILDGEPLTYTKEEQAARGITSEGVLGPVMLQKAGGDVRVLEARALSEAAAGRLRPAVMRFPLADAARAHRAIETRGTMGKVVLEPPLGGADV
- a CDS encoding tetratricopeptide repeat protein; this translates as MSGTTTQQTDPVMAEIGRGMELGQRGERDAARRVFAGVWDRLGADGDPFHICALAHSMADVQDDPGEELVWDLRALEAADLVSDERARLAGVAGPVAAFYPSLHLNLGDVYRRLGDLDRARDHLARGQEAVGTLGDDGYGQLIRGGLDRLAERLSAPGPSSA
- a CDS encoding GNAT family N-acetyltransferase encodes the protein MIRTATAADVPVIHAMIRELAAYEKAPDEARATEAQLGEALFGERPAAYAHIAETDDGAVAGFALWFLNFSTWRGVHGIYLEDLYVRPELRGGGHGKALLTELARICVERGYERLEWSVLDWNEPSIAFYRALGARPQDGWTVFRLTDGELAALGAPGA
- a CDS encoding aminoglycoside phosphotransferase family protein; translated protein: MEIPAGLARTQSKFLGARGRAFIAALPGRAADLLKGWELRRTGPATHGMCALVLPVERADGTPAVLKLQNLDEETAGEPLALRLWDGDGAVRLLEYDEASGTLLLERLDAARDLTGVPVRDGVAVIAGLLARLTARAAPAGLRTLDGIAGAMLDETPVTVRSLPGGAERRLLLDCAAAVREVAGEPDDRLLHWDLHFENVLAPVAGPAAGDGGREPWLAIDPKPLAGDPGFELLPAVVNRFDAGDILWRFDLMTEVMGLDRERARAWTLGRVLQSCLWDIDDGERGLSPVHLAVGRKLRDRRL
- a CDS encoding rhomboid-like protein, which produces MRRHLRKAAHTTWTRVRTAPGTWLCLAAVAAHIGATLVSEGILNWAVQHGRTHQAAARTLDVGGGYALSGVAAALTYRITPHWRPPYVGAVFIIYGVPLIAGPDFTDIGHVTAVLIGLACYPLPRGRPRTPNLDTGTESGVRTPS
- a CDS encoding FAD-binding oxidoreductase produces the protein MSSTTNGGISFWYAQDGIPAPREPLPGDATADVCIVGGGFTGLWTAYYLKKAVPFLNITVLEGRFCGYGASGRNGGWLYNGIAGRAAYALKHGHDAAVRLQQAMNDTVAEVVRVAAHETIDADIHQGGVLEVAYTPAQLARLKDFHTTEIAFGETDRTLHGARETADRVRVTGAVGSSWTPHGARLHPVKLLKGLAAAVEALGVTIHESTPVTQIKPKHATTPYGTVRAPYVLRCTEGFTAGLKGQRRTWLPMNSSMIATEPLPAAVWDAIGWEGRETLGDMAHAYMYAQRTADDRIALGGRGVPYRYGSRTDNDGRTQPATVATLRDILVRFFPTTAGVRIDHAWSGVLGVPRDWCATVTLDRSTGLGWAGGYVGSGVATTNLAARTLRDLIQQDSGQGGPTDLTTLPWVNHKVRKWEPEPLRWLGVHTLYAAYRTADRQESTARTTTTHRIARTANRIAGRH
- the ugpC gene encoding sn-glycerol-3-phosphate ABC transporter ATP-binding protein UgpC, which translates into the protein MATVQFDKATRVYPGSTKPAVDQLELDVADGEFLVLVGPSGCGKSTSLRMLAGLEDVNGGAIRIGDRDVTHLPPKDRDIAMVFQNYALYPHMSVADNMGFALKIAGVNKADIRKKVEEAAKILDLTEYLDRKPKALSGGQRQRVAMGRAIVREPQVFLMDEPLSNLDAKLRVSTRTQIASLQRRLGITTVYVTHDQVEAMTMGDRVAVLKDGLLQQVDSPRNMYDRPANLFVAGFIGSPAMNLVEVPITDGGVKFGNSVVPISREALSAAADRGDSTVTVGVRPEHFDIVEQGGEVAKTLSKDADDAPAGLAVTVNVVEELGADGYVYGDAQVGGEHKDLVVRVNGRAVPEKGAKLHVVPRPGETHVFASSTGERLSD